A stretch of the Haloplanus aerogenes genome encodes the following:
- a CDS encoding tRNA-dihydrouridine synthase: MLALASLSGASDADWARAGAAHADLALLGGIALDADARAAARDLVARGRDEFLPTDPLAFVDAQLAALDDAPISAGMNVRSATRDPIREAAAVCADHGAVLEINAHCRQDELCAVGCGETLLRDTDRLVDYVAAAHDAGATVSVKVRAEVEGVDLPATARAIADAGADAIHVDAMDSEPVVADVVAAAPDLFCLANNGVRDRATAWEYLAYGADGVSVGRPSDDPDVLRRVARAVADWERRRGDGERVDIDGEVPG, from the coding sequence ATGCTCGCGCTCGCCAGTCTCAGCGGGGCGTCCGACGCCGACTGGGCGCGGGCCGGCGCCGCACACGCCGACCTCGCCCTCCTCGGCGGCATCGCCCTCGACGCCGACGCCCGCGCGGCGGCGCGTGACCTCGTCGCCCGCGGCCGCGATGAGTTCCTGCCCACCGATCCGCTGGCGTTCGTCGACGCGCAACTCGCCGCCCTCGACGACGCGCCGATCAGCGCCGGGATGAACGTGCGGAGCGCGACCCGCGACCCCATTCGGGAGGCTGCAGCCGTCTGTGCCGACCACGGGGCGGTACTGGAGATCAACGCCCACTGCCGACAGGACGAACTCTGCGCCGTCGGGTGTGGCGAGACGCTGCTCCGCGACACCGACCGCCTCGTCGACTACGTCGCCGCCGCCCACGATGCGGGCGCGACGGTGAGCGTGAAGGTGCGCGCCGAAGTCGAGGGCGTGGATCTCCCGGCGACGGCCCGCGCCATCGCGGACGCCGGCGCCGACGCTATCCACGTCGACGCCATGGATTCGGAACCGGTCGTCGCGGACGTGGTCGCCGCCGCGCCCGACCTGTTCTGTCTCGCCAACAACGGCGTCCGCGATCGGGCGACGGCGTGGGAGTACCTCGCCTACGGCGCCGACGGCGTCAGCGTCGGGCGCCCGAGCGACGACCCCGACGTTCTTCGGCGAGTCGCCCGGGCGGTGGCGGACTGGGAGCGTCGCCGCGGCGACGGCGAACGGGTCGACATCGACGGAGAGGTGCCGGGATGA
- the cofD gene encoding 2-phospho-L-lactate transferase has protein sequence MVTFLAGGTGTPKLLDGVDAAFDPAEVTVVANTGDDVELGGLLVCPDLDTVLFAGGSILDRETWWGIDGDTTATHDELGRLAEAADLSGGPRYLPPDRQTAGRRIARWRRFSGVAEFMEIGDRDRAVHVTRTSLLDEGRTLTEATRTLADAFDLDVTLLPMSDDPVATIVHTDEGAMHFQEYWVARRADPAVEDVEFRGSHAADPTPAVRDALDAPVVIGPSNPVTSVGPIRALPGVDDALTETPVVAVSPFVEDEVFSGPAADLMRGVGLDPSTAGVADAYPFVDAFVLDDADGTDLDRPVVRTDTRIDDAADARRVVDAVAAALAEVA, from the coding sequence ATGGTTACGTTCCTCGCCGGCGGAACGGGGACGCCGAAACTCCTCGACGGGGTCGACGCCGCCTTCGATCCCGCCGAGGTCACGGTCGTTGCCAACACCGGCGACGACGTGGAACTCGGTGGCCTCCTCGTCTGTCCCGACCTCGACACCGTCCTCTTCGCCGGGGGTAGTATCCTCGACCGCGAGACGTGGTGGGGGATCGACGGCGACACGACCGCGACCCACGACGAACTCGGCCGACTGGCCGAGGCGGCCGACCTCTCCGGCGGTCCGCGCTATCTCCCACCCGACCGACAGACGGCCGGCCGACGTATCGCGCGCTGGCGCCGCTTCTCCGGCGTCGCGGAGTTCATGGAGATCGGCGACCGCGACCGCGCCGTCCACGTCACGCGAACGAGCCTCCTCGACGAAGGGCGGACGTTGACCGAGGCGACCCGCACCCTCGCGGACGCGTTCGACCTCGACGTGACGCTCCTCCCCATGAGCGACGACCCCGTCGCCACCATCGTCCACACCGACGAGGGCGCGATGCACTTTCAGGAGTACTGGGTCGCCCGCCGCGCCGACCCCGCCGTCGAGGACGTGGAGTTCCGGGGTTCGCACGCCGCCGACCCCACGCCGGCCGTCCGCGACGCCCTCGACGCGCCCGTGGTGATCGGCCCCTCGAACCCGGTCACGAGCGTCGGCCCCATCCGCGCGCTCCCGGGCGTCGACGACGCTCTCACCGAGACACCCGTGGTCGCCGTCTCGCCGTTCGTCGAAGACGAGGTCTTCTCCGGCCCCGCGGCCGACCTCATGCGCGGCGTCGGCCTCGATCCCTCGACCGCCGGCGTCGCGGACGCCTACCCCTTCGTCGACGCGTTCGTCCTCGACGACGCGGACGGCACCGACCTCGACCGACCGGTCGTCCGCACCGACACGCGGATCGACGACGCCGCCGACGCCCGCCGTGTCGTCGACGCCGTGGCGGCAGCGTTAGCGGAGGTGGCCTGA
- a CDS encoding proteasome assembly chaperone family protein: protein MSRIDVLRDDVSLDEPTLVEGLPGVGLVGKLATDHLTEEFGMVHYANVHCEGLPPVATYEGGEHDLTTPVRLYADSDRDLLALRSDVPVAPSAALEFAECLSAWATNMDVTPIYLSGIGREREEGSTPALYGVGTGGASDDLDAVGIDPPEESGLVSGPTGALLSHAVQNDRTATCLIVEASQRFPDPQAAAHLLEDGVGVLLDAEIPVAELTERAEEIRQAKRRFAQQMQQVDESSSQARPLGMYQ from the coding sequence ATGAGTCGAATCGACGTGCTCCGAGACGACGTGTCGCTCGACGAACCGACGCTGGTCGAGGGATTACCGGGCGTCGGCCTCGTCGGGAAACTCGCGACGGACCACCTCACCGAGGAGTTCGGGATGGTCCACTACGCCAACGTCCACTGCGAGGGGCTCCCACCGGTGGCGACCTACGAGGGTGGGGAACACGACCTGACGACGCCGGTTCGACTGTACGCCGACTCGGATCGGGACTTGCTCGCCCTCCGGAGCGACGTGCCGGTGGCGCCGTCAGCGGCGCTGGAGTTCGCGGAGTGTCTATCGGCCTGGGCCACGAATATGGACGTAACGCCCATCTACCTCAGCGGGATCGGCCGCGAACGCGAGGAGGGATCGACGCCGGCGCTGTACGGCGTCGGCACCGGCGGTGCGAGCGACGACCTCGACGCCGTAGGGATCGACCCGCCGGAGGAATCGGGGCTGGTATCGGGACCGACGGGCGCGCTGTTGAGTCACGCGGTGCAGAACGACCGCACCGCGACCTGTCTGATCGTCGAGGCCAGTCAGCGGTTCCCAGATCCGCAGGCTGCGGCACATCTCCTCGAAGACGGCGTGGGTGTCCTGCTCGACGCCGAGATTCCGGTCGCGGAACTCACGGAGCGTGCCGAGGAGATTCGGCAGGCAAAGCGGCGTTTCGCCCAACAGATGCAGCAAGTCGACGAGTCGAGTTCGCAGGCGCGACCGCTCGGGATGTACCAGTGA
- a CDS encoding nucleotide exchange factor GrpE: MHEDAADGTGADAAPEGDEPDTDAAPADEDAAGEATDLADRVAAYDDELGAAVGNLEERVEELEAELAEKRERTDDLESRLKRKQADFQNYKKRAKKRQEEIKERATEDFVTRLVPVRDDLVRALDQDEDVDIRDGVESTLESFDRVLDEENVTPIEPSPGDEVDPTRHQVMMRVESDQSEGTVVDVYRPGYEMAEKVIQEAQVTVSDGE, from the coding sequence ATGCACGAGGATGCGGCCGATGGGACGGGGGCGGACGCCGCCCCCGAGGGTGACGAACCGGACACGGACGCCGCTCCCGCGGACGAAGACGCGGCGGGTGAGGCGACCGACCTCGCCGACCGAGTCGCGGCGTACGACGACGAACTCGGCGCGGCGGTCGGGAACCTCGAAGAACGGGTCGAAGAACTCGAAGCCGAACTGGCCGAGAAGCGGGAGCGCACGGACGACCTCGAATCCCGACTGAAGCGCAAGCAGGCCGACTTCCAGAACTACAAGAAACGCGCCAAGAAGCGTCAGGAGGAGATCAAAGAGCGAGCGACCGAGGACTTCGTCACTCGCCTGGTGCCGGTGCGTGACGATCTCGTCCGCGCCCTCGATCAGGACGAGGACGTGGACATCCGCGACGGCGTCGAGTCGACGCTGGAATCGTTCGACCGCGTCCTCGACGAGGAGAACGTGACGCCCATCGAACCGTCGCCCGGCGACGAGGTCGACCCCACCCGTCACCAGGTGATGATGCGCGTCGAGAGCGACCAGTCCGAGGGGACGGTCGTCGACGTGTACCGCCCCGGCTACGAGATGGCGGAGAAGGTGATTCAGGAGGCGCAAGTGACGGTCAGCGACGGAGAGTGA
- the dnaK gene encoding molecular chaperone DnaK — MASNKILGIDLGTTNSAFAVMEGGDPEIIVNGEGDRTTPSVVAFTDDGERLVGKPAKNQAVQNPERTIQSIKRHMGEEDYTVEIDDDEYTPEQISAMVLQKIKRDAEEYLGDEVEKAVITVPAYFNDRQRQATKDAGEIAGFEVERIVNEPTAASMAYGLDDESDQTVLVYDLGGGTFDVSVLDLGGGVYEVVATNGDNDLGGDDWDQAIIDHLAEEFESDHGVDLREDRQALQRLKDAAEEAKVELSSRKETDINLPFITATDSGPIHLETSLTRAKFESLTSDLIERTVAPTEQALEDAGYGKSDIDEVILVGGSTRMPQVQEKVEELVGQEPKKNVNPDEAVALGAAIQGGVLGGEVDDIVLLDVTPLSLGIEVKGGLFERLIEKNTTIPTEESKIFTTAADNQTSVQVRVFQGEREIAEENELLGEFQLTGIPPAPAGTPQIEVGFNIDENGIVNVEAEDKGSGNAESITIEGGAGLSDEEIDRMQEEAEEHAEEDQQRRERIEARNEAESAIQRAETLLEENEENVDDDLQESIEDAIAEVEETLGDDDATTEDLQEATEALSEELQEIGKQMYQQQAQAGAGGAGADAGPGGMGGMGGAGPGGAGPGGAAGDGDEYVDADFEEKDDEDDA, encoded by the coding sequence ATGGCGAGCAACAAGATTCTGGGCATCGACCTCGGGACCACGAACAGCGCGTTCGCGGTGATGGAGGGCGGCGACCCGGAGATCATCGTGAACGGCGAGGGCGACCGAACGACGCCCTCGGTCGTTGCGTTCACCGACGACGGCGAACGCCTCGTCGGCAAGCCGGCGAAGAATCAGGCCGTCCAGAATCCCGAGCGCACGATCCAGTCGATCAAGCGCCACATGGGAGAGGAGGATTACACCGTCGAAATCGACGACGACGAGTACACGCCGGAGCAGATTTCGGCGATGGTACTCCAGAAGATCAAGCGGGACGCGGAGGAGTACCTCGGTGACGAGGTGGAGAAGGCCGTCATCACGGTGCCGGCGTACTTCAACGACCGCCAGCGACAGGCGACGAAAGACGCCGGCGAGATCGCGGGCTTCGAGGTCGAACGCATCGTCAACGAACCGACGGCGGCGTCGATGGCGTACGGCCTCGACGACGAGTCCGACCAGACCGTCCTCGTGTACGACCTCGGGGGCGGCACCTTCGACGTGTCCGTCCTCGATCTCGGGGGCGGCGTCTACGAAGTCGTCGCCACGAACGGGGACAACGACCTCGGCGGCGACGACTGGGACCAGGCGATCATCGACCACCTCGCCGAGGAGTTCGAGTCGGACCACGGCGTCGACCTCCGCGAGGACCGACAGGCGCTCCAGCGGCTGAAAGACGCCGCCGAGGAGGCCAAGGTCGAACTCTCCTCGCGCAAGGAGACGGACATCAACCTGCCCTTTATCACCGCGACCGACAGCGGCCCGATCCACCTCGAAACGTCGCTCACCCGCGCGAAGTTCGAGTCGCTGACGAGCGACCTCATCGAACGCACCGTCGCGCCGACCGAGCAGGCCCTCGAAGACGCCGGGTACGGCAAGAGCGACATCGACGAAGTGATCCTCGTCGGCGGGTCGACCCGGATGCCGCAGGTACAGGAGAAAGTCGAGGAACTCGTCGGTCAGGAGCCGAAGAAGAACGTCAACCCGGACGAGGCGGTCGCGCTGGGTGCGGCCATCCAGGGCGGCGTCCTCGGCGGCGAGGTCGACGACATCGTCCTGCTGGACGTGACGCCGCTCTCGCTGGGGATCGAGGTCAAGGGCGGCCTGTTCGAGCGCCTGATCGAGAAGAACACCACTATTCCAACCGAGGAGTCGAAGATCTTCACCACCGCGGCGGACAACCAGACCTCGGTGCAGGTCCGCGTCTTCCAGGGTGAACGCGAAATCGCCGAGGAGAACGAACTGCTCGGCGAGTTCCAGCTGACGGGCATCCCGCCCGCACCCGCCGGCACGCCCCAGATCGAGGTCGGCTTCAACATCGACGAGAACGGCATCGTCAACGTCGAAGCCGAGGACAAAGGTTCAGGAAATGCCGAATCCATCACCATCGAGGGCGGCGCCGGCCTCTCCGACGAGGAGATCGATCGGATGCAGGAGGAAGCCGAGGAACACGCAGAAGAGGATCAGCAGCGCCGCGAGCGCATCGAGGCGCGCAACGAGGCCGAGAGCGCGATCCAGCGCGCCGAGACCCTGCTGGAGGAGAACGAGGAGAACGTCGACGACGACTTGCAGGAGTCCATCGAGGACGCCATCGCGGAGGTCGAGGAGACGCTCGGCGACGACGACGCGACGACCGAGGATCTGCAGGAAGCCACCGAGGCTCTGTCGGAAGAACTCCAGGAGATCGGCAAGCAGATGTACCAGCAGCAGGCCCAGGCCGGTGCAGGCGGTGCCGGTGCGGACGCCGGTCCCGGCGGCATGGGCGGCATGGGTGGCGCTGGTCCCGGCGGTGCCGGCCCCGGCGGAGCGGCCGGCGACGGCGACGAGTACGTCGACGCCGACTTCGAGGAGAAAGACGACGAGGACGACGCCTAA
- the dnaJ gene encoding molecular chaperone DnaJ, translating into MTEDFYDVLGVSRDADEDEIKRAYRTKASEYHPDVSDDPDAEEKFKKVKKAKEVLTDEEKRQAYDQMGHERFEQAEKRGGFDGGAGAQGNPFGGGGAGGFGDIFEQFFGGGGGRGGNRPRQGQDLRTSLQLDLEEAFEGVEREFTVTRPTRCSDCDGAGHPPDADERTCPNCEGRGQTTQVQQTPFGRMQQTSTCRQCEGEGTLYSETCSTCGGDGQVRREATLSVDIPAGIRDGQTLRMEGEGAPGPNRGPNGDLLIEMSVADHPDFDRDGDDLHYQHPISFPQATFGDTVEIPTLDGTVEMDVPAGTQSGETFRLQGKGMPRLRRRGRGDLFVQVQVVTPENLNNEQREALEQFAEAGGEEVDVNEGFFERIKSSF; encoded by the coding sequence ATGACAGAGGACTTCTACGACGTGCTCGGGGTGTCGCGGGACGCCGACGAGGACGAGATCAAGCGGGCGTACCGAACGAAGGCATCAGAGTACCACCCCGACGTGAGCGACGACCCCGACGCCGAGGAGAAGTTCAAGAAGGTCAAGAAGGCGAAGGAGGTCCTCACCGACGAGGAGAAGCGGCAGGCGTACGACCAGATGGGACACGAGCGGTTCGAACAGGCCGAGAAGCGTGGCGGCTTCGACGGCGGCGCCGGCGCGCAGGGGAACCCCTTCGGCGGCGGCGGTGCCGGCGGCTTCGGCGACATCTTCGAGCAGTTCTTCGGCGGCGGTGGCGGCCGCGGCGGGAACCGCCCGCGACAGGGGCAGGACCTCCGCACGTCGCTCCAGTTGGATCTGGAAGAAGCGTTCGAGGGCGTCGAACGCGAGTTCACCGTCACCCGCCCCACACGATGTTCGGACTGCGACGGGGCGGGCCACCCGCCGGACGCCGACGAGCGGACGTGTCCCAACTGTGAGGGCCGGGGACAGACCACGCAGGTCCAGCAGACGCCGTTCGGGCGGATGCAACAGACTTCCACCTGCCGCCAGTGTGAGGGCGAGGGCACCCTCTACAGCGAGACGTGTTCGACCTGTGGCGGCGACGGGCAGGTGCGCCGGGAGGCGACGCTCTCGGTCGATATCCCGGCGGGTATCCGCGACGGCCAGACGCTCCGGATGGAGGGCGAGGGGGCGCCCGGCCCGAACCGCGGGCCGAACGGCGACCTCCTGATCGAGATGTCGGTCGCGGACCACCCCGACTTCGACCGCGACGGCGACGACCTGCATTATCAGCATCCCATCTCCTTCCCGCAGGCGACGTTCGGCGACACGGTGGAGATTCCGACCCTCGACGGGACGGTCGAGATGGACGTGCCCGCGGGCACCCAGAGCGGCGAGACGTTCCGCCTGCAGGGCAAGGGGATGCCCCGCCTCCGCCGGCGCGGTCGAGGCGACCTCTTCGTGCAGGTGCAGGTCGTGACGCCTGAGAATCTGAACAACGAGCAGCGGGAAGCGCTGGAGCAATTCGCCGAAGCCGGTGGCGAGGAAGTCGACGTGAACGAGGGCTTCTTCGAGCGGATCAAGAGCAGTTTCTAG
- a CDS encoding AMP-binding protein: MDTLADLVARERRSDDVALRVDARDREYSYRDFCTTAWKAGHALSHLGVHAGSAVALAPEPAPQPLLTLFGAACLGARVTFETTADARAVVVPAERVGDIEDRPSRKVVVYGDAPTDPSVAHWERTVWSENPVMPPGDHAADETVLVGRDWSFTHGEVLTAAEAVVDAAGLDSASTVALRAPLTDPRAVVAGVIAPLVAGGAVVVPTGEATTADVSVVANGADGDGADDGATYHVANVPL; encoded by the coding sequence ATGGACACGCTCGCCGACCTCGTCGCTCGTGAGCGTCGGAGCGACGACGTGGCGCTCCGCGTCGACGCCCGCGACCGCGAGTACAGCTACCGCGATTTCTGCACGACCGCGTGGAAGGCCGGACACGCACTCAGTCACCTCGGCGTGCACGCGGGATCGGCGGTGGCGCTCGCCCCCGAGCCGGCACCACAGCCACTCCTGACGCTCTTCGGGGCCGCGTGTCTCGGGGCGCGCGTGACGTTCGAGACGACGGCCGATGCGCGGGCCGTCGTCGTGCCGGCGGAACGGGTGGGGGATATCGAGGACCGGCCGAGTCGAAAGGTCGTCGTCTACGGGGACGCACCGACCGATCCGAGCGTCGCTCACTGGGAGCGAACGGTCTGGAGCGAGAACCCCGTGATGCCGCCCGGCGACCACGCTGCCGACGAGACGGTGCTGGTGGGCAGAGACTGGTCGTTCACGCACGGCGAGGTACTGACGGCGGCCGAAGCAGTCGTCGACGCGGCGGGCCTCGATTCGGCGTCGACGGTTGCGCTCCGGGCACCGCTCACCGATCCGCGAGCGGTCGTCGCTGGCGTAATCGCGCCGCTCGTCGCTGGCGGGGCGGTGGTGGTGCCGACCGGCGAGGCCACGACGGCGGACGTGAGCGTTGTCGCGAACGGGGCCGACGGCGACGGAGCCGACGATGGCGCGACGTATCACGTCGCCAACGTACCGCTCTGA
- a CDS encoding short-chain fatty acid transporter translates to MTARQRVQSFGRTMADWSEKWIPSPFLFAVILTIIAYIAAIAFTPDGPYQNIQNWYDGFWTLLTFAMQMVLILVTGYAVADSDFVSSYLNRLASIPDTNTQAAALVGAIALIFGYLHWGIGLIVGAIFAIFVARAGHERGKTFHYPILCAAGYTSQTIWHVGPSTSAGLLSATEDHPFQDIIGIVPLNESVFTIYAFGIAILVFLTVVPVLAFLAPDEEDATGIDEYAPSLLKGDPEEAVSDGGTVQTDVEVSRSPADRINDSMAIAYLIGIGMMVYVVNYFINAGGIGEALDLNVFNFTFIALGLFLHKTPAAYMETIRDATEGAAGIILQFPFYAGILGIISNSGLSDLIAEGLLAVATPETFPVIAWLLGGFMNLFVPSGGGEWGIIGGVVGSAAVELGVPPGKAIVAYGVGDMWTNMFQPFWAIPLLGLTKVRARDILGYTIIVMLALFPVFALGLYFLPY, encoded by the coding sequence ATGACAGCAAGACAGCGCGTGCAGTCGTTCGGCCGGACGATGGCGGACTGGTCGGAGAAGTGGATTCCGAGTCCGTTCCTGTTCGCGGTGATCCTGACGATCATCGCGTACATCGCAGCAATCGCGTTCACGCCGGACGGGCCGTATCAGAACATCCAGAACTGGTACGACGGCTTCTGGACGCTCCTGACCTTCGCGATGCAGATGGTGCTGATCCTGGTCACGGGCTACGCCGTCGCCGACTCCGACTTCGTGAGTAGCTACCTGAACAGGCTGGCGTCGATTCCGGACACCAACACGCAGGCGGCGGCACTCGTGGGCGCCATCGCGCTGATCTTTGGCTACCTCCACTGGGGGATCGGCCTCATCGTCGGCGCCATCTTCGCCATCTTCGTGGCGCGAGCGGGCCACGAACGCGGGAAGACGTTCCACTACCCCATCCTGTGTGCGGCGGGCTACACGAGCCAGACCATCTGGCACGTCGGCCCCTCGACCAGTGCAGGGCTGCTGTCGGCGACGGAAGACCACCCCTTCCAGGACATCATCGGCATCGTCCCGCTGAACGAGAGCGTGTTCACCATCTACGCGTTCGGCATCGCCATCCTCGTGTTCCTGACGGTCGTTCCGGTACTCGCCTTCCTCGCACCCGACGAGGAGGACGCGACGGGAATCGACGAGTACGCACCGAGCCTGCTCAAGGGTGACCCGGAGGAAGCCGTCTCGGACGGCGGGACGGTCCAGACCGACGTAGAGGTGTCCCGGTCGCCCGCCGACCGCATCAACGACAGCATGGCCATCGCCTACCTGATCGGCATTGGGATGATGGTGTACGTGGTCAACTACTTCATCAACGCCGGCGGCATCGGCGAGGCGTTGGACCTGAACGTGTTCAACTTCACGTTCATCGCGCTCGGTCTGTTCCTCCACAAGACGCCCGCGGCGTACATGGAGACGATTCGCGACGCCACTGAAGGGGCGGCGGGCATCATCCTGCAGTTCCCCTTCTACGCCGGCATCCTCGGCATCATCAGCAACTCCGGGCTCTCGGATCTGATCGCGGAAGGCCTGCTCGCGGTGGCGACGCCCGAGACGTTCCCGGTCATCGCGTGGCTCCTCGGCGGCTTCATGAACCTGTTCGTCCCGAGCGGTGGCGGTGAGTGGGGCATCATCGGCGGCGTCGTCGGGAGCGCGGCGGTCGAACTCGGCGTCCCGCCGGGCAAGGCCATCGTCGCCTACGGCGTCGGCGACATGTGGACGAACATGTTCCAGCCGTTCTGGGCCATCCCCCTGTTGGGGCTGACGAAGGTTCGCGCCCGCGACATCCTCGGTTACACCATCATCGTCATGCTGGCGCTGTTCCCGGTGTTCGCCCTCGGTCTGTACTTCCTGCCGTACTGA
- a CDS encoding CBS domain-containing protein, with the protein MDIADIVSEDFVEFAPDARVSKLAGAFGDSDVKGVVVRGDDFEGVVTRRQLATSHHQPNEKAGSVVWHVPRLDSNADVREVAQLMIDSDSKLLPVFEGESLIGAVTADDVLRAVKPFLDAVTVADAYTADIVTLDPGTTVGEALHAFREHRITHLPVVEEESAVGILSLYDVTALTVRSMSGSQGGDASGTDAFGGGISESSGRARGGGYGAREGELERILDLPVRDVMASPVRTIDPDATLDVAVEEMFEVGGSALLVTEDDQPAGIVTKTDVLDSLTWEAGGNRSVQLYGADLLDDVSYDAVVAMIDKFDDRGHDIIDAKIHLHEHKETLRGTPLLLARIRLHTDRGQFIASGEGYGAQHAINEARDVLERRIRDEKTRGKSKKHPDAAFWERRFGWLLEE; encoded by the coding sequence ATGGATATCGCAGATATCGTCTCGGAGGATTTCGTCGAGTTCGCGCCCGACGCGCGCGTATCGAAACTGGCCGGTGCGTTCGGCGACTCGGACGTGAAAGGCGTCGTCGTCCGGGGCGACGACTTCGAGGGTGTCGTCACGCGACGGCAACTCGCCACGTCACATCACCAGCCGAACGAGAAAGCCGGGTCGGTAGTCTGGCACGTCCCCCGCCTCGACTCGAACGCGGACGTTCGCGAAGTCGCACAGTTGATGATCGACAGCGATTCGAAACTGCTGCCCGTCTTCGAGGGGGAGTCGCTGATCGGCGCCGTCACCGCGGACGACGTGCTCCGAGCGGTCAAGCCGTTCCTGGACGCGGTGACCGTGGCCGACGCGTACACGGCCGACATCGTCACGCTCGACCCGGGCACGACGGTCGGCGAAGCCCTCCACGCCTTCCGGGAGCACCGCATCACGCATCTCCCAGTCGTAGAGGAGGAATCGGCCGTCGGCATCCTGAGTCTCTACGACGTGACCGCACTCACAGTCCGCTCGATGTCGGGGAGTCAGGGTGGTGACGCGAGCGGCACGGACGCGTTCGGTGGCGGCATCTCGGAGAGTTCCGGCCGGGCACGCGGCGGCGGCTACGGCGCCCGGGAAGGGGAACTCGAACGGATTCTCGACCTGCCGGTGCGTGACGTAATGGCGTCGCCAGTCCGGACTATCGACCCCGACGCAACGCTCGACGTGGCCGTCGAGGAGATGTTCGAGGTCGGCGGCTCGGCGCTGCTCGTCACGGAAGACGACCAGCCGGCCGGCATCGTCACGAAGACGGACGTTCTCGACTCGCTGACGTGGGAAGCCGGCGGCAACCGGAGCGTCCAGCTCTACGGGGCCGACCTGCTGGACGACGTGAGCTACGACGCGGTGGTCGCGATGATCGACAAATTCGACGACCGGGGCCACGACATAATCGACGCGAAGATCCACCTCCACGAACACAAGGAGACGCTGCGGGGAACGCCGCTCCTGCTCGCGCGCATCCGCCTCCACACGGATCGCGGCCAGTTCATCGCCTCCGGCGAGGGCTACGGCGCGCAACACGCGATCAACGAGGCACGGGACGTGCTCGAACGGCGGATTCGCGACGAAAAGACCCGCGGCAAGAGCAAGAAGCACCCGGACGCCGCGTTCTGGGAGAGGCGGTTCGGCTGGCTGCTCGAGGAGTGA
- a CDS encoding GNAT family N-acetyltransferase encodes MYVRDAKNRDEVWLLDHIEEMALDDAAFRSRDYVIAVDEETNERAGFGRIRIHKTDDGDICELTGVGVLPAWRGQGVGAHVVERLIETATAEGFETVYSLTDEPGYLTQFGFDPVESSDLPPKMQERLATKQETIQPDSVATSIAVDDFTMPARLREAFKDASPHDPTDESAVEDAEDFGIDPDSATYKYDTGR; translated from the coding sequence ATGTACGTCCGGGATGCCAAGAACCGAGACGAGGTCTGGTTGCTCGATCACATCGAGGAGATGGCCCTGGACGACGCCGCCTTCCGATCACGGGACTACGTCATCGCCGTCGACGAGGAGACGAACGAGCGGGCAGGGTTCGGCCGCATCCGCATCCACAAGACCGACGACGGCGACATCTGTGAACTCACGGGCGTCGGCGTGTTGCCCGCGTGGCGCGGACAGGGGGTCGGCGCGCACGTCGTCGAACGCCTGATCGAAACGGCGACGGCCGAGGGGTTCGAGACGGTGTACTCGTTGACCGACGAGCCGGGCTATCTGACCCAGTTCGGGTTCGATCCGGTCGAATCGAGCGACTTGCCGCCGAAGATGCAGGAGCGGCTGGCGACCAAGCAGGAGACGATCCAACCCGACTCCGTCGCGACGAGCATCGCCGTCGACGACTTCACGATGCCCGCTCGCCTGCGCGAGGCGTTCAAGGACGCGAGCCCGCACGACCCGACCGACGAGTCGGCCGTCGAAGACGCCGAGGACTTCGGTATCGACCCCGACAGCGCGACCTACAAGTACGACACCGGGCGCTAA
- the cdd gene encoding cytidine deaminase, with product MTDDLIDAAREALDAAYVPYSEYTVGAALRTADGTVFTGCNIENANFSNSLHAEEVAIAEAIKNGHREFDRLAVTSGARDGVTPCGMCRQTLAEFCDDDLPVICDEGGESTTEYTLGELLPETIGPETLESAKRSGKG from the coding sequence GTGACCGACGACCTCATCGACGCCGCGCGGGAGGCACTCGACGCGGCCTACGTCCCCTACTCCGAGTATACGGTCGGTGCGGCGCTCCGTACCGCCGACGGCACCGTGTTCACGGGGTGTAACATCGAGAACGCCAACTTCAGCAACAGCCTCCACGCGGAGGAAGTCGCCATCGCCGAGGCGATCAAGAACGGCCACCGCGAGTTCGACCGCCTCGCCGTCACCTCGGGTGCCCGCGACGGCGTCACGCCCTGCGGGATGTGCCGACAGACGCTCGCGGAGTTCTGTGACGACGACTTACCCGTGATCTGTGACGAAGGCGGGGAATCGACGACCGAGTACACACTCGGTGAACTCCTGCCGGAAACCATCGGACCGGAGACATTGGAATCAGCCAAACGTTCTGGGAAAGGTTGA